The genomic stretch GACCTGCATTGAGTCGGCATTGATAATCTCTCCACCAAAAGTTCTTGCAAGGTGCAGGGATAATTCGGACTTCCCGGTACAGGTAGGACCAAGTATAATGATTATTTTATTGAGATTATCCCTATTCATCTAAAATCCTAAACTTGCTTTGCTTTAACGATTTAAATTTTGAACATTTGTGCTTATTAAAGATAAATTCTCATAACTTAACATAATAAGTACCTGCTCTCAGCCTGAATTTATACCAGTATATCATTTGAGAACATCGGGAATATACAGTATAATATAATTTGCCATGTATTCAAGGGTTATCAAATTCGCCATTCTTTTAATCTTTCTGCCCGCTGTTTTTGGCGGTAGTTTCGGATACGGCCTTGTCAATTACCTTGAAATTCCCGATGTAAAACAACTCGAATCTTATAAACCCAAGTCGTCAACGAGGCTTTATGCAGATGACAACAACCTCTTCGCCGAGCTTTTTGTGGAAAAAAGGGTACCCATTCCGATCACGGAAATGCCAAATCACCTCAAATATGCATTTATAGCCATTGAAGACGTGAGGTTCTACAAACATTTCGGTATTGATATAAGAAGCATCGGGAGGGCCGCCTTCAAAAACATCGCCCGCCGGGGAATCACAGAGGGAGCATCCACCATAACGCAGCAGCTTGCCAGGAACCTCTTCCTAACCTCCAAAAAAAGCTTTAAAAGAAAAATCGAGGAAGCCGCTCTTGCGATTCAGATAGAGAGGGCTTATTCAAAGGACGAGATTCTCAACATGTATCTGAATCTCATTTATCTCGGCGAAGGCGCACATGGCGTTGAGGCGGCGAGCTATACCTATTTCCACAAAAAGGCAAACCAGTTAGCCGTTGAAGAATCGGCAACCCTGGCAGCCCTCACAAAATCCCCTTCAAGATTATCCCCCTTTAAAAATCCTTCAAGGGCTATTGAAAGAAGAAATATTGTACTGAGAAAAATGTACGATGCAGGATTCATTAATAAAAGCGCCTACATGCAGGCGATGAAGACCCCTATGACCCTCGCACCATTCAGGGGCTACGAGAAAAAAACCGGATATTTTATCGAGTATGTGAAACAGAATCTTGACGAATTTGTAGAAAATTCACAGGATATATATACCAAAGGACTCAATATAAAAACCACGGTAAACCTTAAAATGACAGAATATGGCTATGAGGCGATTGAAAAAGGGCTGCAGTCTTATAAGACAAGGCACCCCAATATAACTGCACTCCCTGAGGTTGCCCTCATAGCAATTGAGGTAAAGACAGGCAATATCAAGGTCATGATAGGCGGGAGAGATTTTACATCTTCGCCCTACAACAGGGCAGTTCAGGCAAAGAGACAGCCCGGTTCCGCCTTTAAACCCATTATTTATCTTACTGCATTGGAGAAAGGCCTTCGCCCTGACACCATCCTGAGGGATGCACCCGTATCTTTCACAAACCCATACACAAAAGTGGTGTGGCAACCAAAAAACTATAAAAATGAATATCATGGCGATGTAACTATGCGGAGGGCACTCGAACTGTCTCTGAACACCGCCAGTGTCCGGCTGCTTGAAAGGGTTGGGGTCGAAAACGTCATAGACATGGCAAAGAGGCTGAACATAAACAGCAACTTTGCGCCAAATCTCTCTTTGGCCCTGGGCACAACGGAAATAATCCCCTTAGACCTTGCATTTGCCTATGCAACCTTTGCAAGGGGTGGTATTTATATCTCCCCTTCGGCCATAAGAAATATTGCTACCACTGAAGGAGAAGAAATTTATACCGAAGAATCCCTTGAAGAAAGTGTAGTTTCCCCTGAGGCCGCCTATGCACTTGTTGATATAATGAAAGGTGTTGTAAAAAGAGGTACTGCACGGGGCGCAGCGTCTATGCCCTATTATCTTGCAGGGAAAACAGGCACCACCGACGACTTTAAAGATGCATGGTTCGTCGGCTTTTCGCCAAACCTTCTTTGCCTTGTCTGGGTTGGATATGACAAAGGGACCCACCTGGGCAACAAGGAGTCAGGGGGGGCAGCAGCATTACCTATATGGATTGATTTCATGGCAAAGGCACTGCCCATGTACCCGAATGATGACTTTGCACAACCGGAAAAACCAGCCTCCGAGCAACAACCTGTGGATAAGGAGCAACTATAATCAGCCTTCAGAAGGCTAAACTCTGAACCACATCGTGCACCAGCTCGATCACCGTTATTTCCGGCGGCGCGAGGAAGCGCATCGGCGGACCCCATGTCCCTACTCCGCTGCTTGTGTAAAGATACGATTTATCACTTATCTTGTGGAATCCGGTATAGAGCGGGAAAAAGATTTTTACAACATACCGGAATGGAAATACCTGCCCCTTATGCGTGTGGCCTGAAAGCTGAAGGTCAAAAAAGTCCACAGCGCCTTGGTCAACAACAGGTCTGTGTTTGAGTAAAATGGTAAATTTCTCCTGTGGAAGGCTTAAAAGCAATGCCCTTTCGTAAATCAAGTTATTTTTATAGTTAACCCCTGCTGCGTCATCAACGCCTGCAATATTGATAATATCTCCAACGTTAACCCCCCTGCCCCTCAAAACCTCAAACCCTGCCTGTTCTATGAAATCAATGGAAGCGTCAATCCCGGCATAGTATTCATGATTACCTGTTATGGCAAATTTGCCGTAGGTCGGATTGATTCGTTTTAACGGCTCAATAGATGTTTTTAATTTGTTAAAGCGCCCGTCAATAAGATCACCTGTTGAGACAAGAATATCAGGTTTAATATCCCTGATTTTGTCTGCGATCTGTTCCATCCTTTTCTTCCCTATAATAAGACCGGTGTGGACATCGGAAACCTGAACAATTCTGAGTGTACCCACTTTTTCATGGATCTTCGGGGTTTTGATAGTTATTTTTTCAATCCTTATTTGCGTCGCCTCATAAAACCCGTATGGCGTAATCAATGAAGCGCATACAAACGGAATGACAAAAAAGTATCTGTCGGCATGTATAAACCTTGAAACGTCTGTTTTTGATATTAAACCCACTAAATATACGCACAACCTCAGAAAATCGATGCAGATAGATACGGAAAAGAACAGAAACAGTACCACCATCCACGTGTACCCGATGTAAGCCATGAAACGTGCAAAATTATCATGACCGGTCTTTTCCATCAGGCGTACCGCAACAGGGGCAAAAACCATCATGAGCATAAAAATGGTGATACAAATGCCGGCAATTTTGCCAGGTGGATAGGCGTGTTTTAATTTCAGAAATATATAAAAATGAAGTGTGCTATAAAGTAAGAAAAAGCTAACGAGGAAAAAATTCATTTCTTTGAGAATTGTTTATGTTACGCCTGCAATACCTCCATAAGTTTTATCTCAAAAACAAGGTCTTTACCGGCAAGAGGATGGTTCAAATCAAGTGTGATACCTTCATCACCTATGTCTGTAACGGTAACATTAGTAATACTGCCTTCAGGCGAGCGCATCTGTAACACCATCCCTATCTCTAAATCGATATTCTCAGGTTTACGGGACTTATCAATAACACCAACAAGATCATCCCTGTAAGGGCCGTAGGCATCGTCCGATGTCATTGAAACCATCCCGGAGTCCCCTTCACTCATACCGATTATTCCTTTCTCAAACCCAGGTATGACCATTCCTTGTCCAATTGTAAACTCGAAGGGTTCTCTCTCAAGCGAGGAGTCAAAAACGGTACCATCACTTAATGTTCCAGAATAGTGAACTTTTACTTTATCATGCATATTTGCCTGTACCATTTTTTATCCCCTTGTAAAACAAGTTACAAATGATGCTTTTTACGTAATATTGTTATATGCAAACACAGAAATGCGAAACACCCTGTTCTGAATATGTCTGCTTGTTAATAGGATATATCTGTTTGTTAACGGGATTATATTAATATCTTCGAGGGCCGCCTCTTCCTTTTTGCCTGTCCCTTGTCGGGCGGGCTTCGTCGACAGTTATGGTACGCCCCATGAACTGGGTGCCATTCAAGTCTTTCTTCACCTTCTCGGCTTCCATTTGCGTCGCCATCTCAACAAATCCAAAACCTTTGCCCTCGATGATCCGTATATCTCTCACTTCTCCAAACTGTCCAAATAACTCTTTCAATTGTTCGCTGCTTACCGAATAGCTAAGGTTTCCTACATAAAGTTTGCTGCCTTCCATTCTATCTCCTCCTTGTTTTTTTCTTCATGCTTCTTTTGGAGATAGAGGCAATGAACCGCATATGCTCCATACTGAAACATTTAATGTATGTAAAAATCATTGAACCAATTGAGCCAATGAAGTATCATAAATTAAATATTGAAAAAAAGAAAGTATTTTAACTATAATCTTTTAGTAACTTTTGCAATATTAATTTATTATGTGTTACAATTGAAAGTCGTGTTCTCAATTTATCTACCTTTTGCTAACGGACGATCAAGCAAAGCGCAGAAAGGCTCGAGGCCACAAATAAACAAATCGATACAAGATTTGCAAAAAAGAGAAAAAAATTATGACGATAGAACATAAATTGCCTTCACTGAAAATAAAAGGGATAACCATAAAATTCCCTATCATTCAGGGTGGGATGGGGGTTGGCGTATCCCTCTCGCCTCTCGCCAGTGCCGTTGCAAAAGAGGGAGGGGTTGGAATTGTGTCGAGCGCCGCCCTCGACAGGCTTGTTACAAAAAGGACCGGCAAACCGCACAATACATATGAGGCAACACGTGAAGAAATATCTCTCGCAAAGGCCAAAGGAGGCATTGCAGGCATAAACATCATGGTTGCCCTCGGTAGAGATTATGATGATTCCGTAAAGGGTGCAATTGATGCAGGCGCAGATGTTATCATTTCCGGCGGAGGTCTCCCCCTGGGTCTTCCAGGCGTCAAAAAACCAGGAGATACCGCCCTGATCCCCATCATCTCTTCAGCACGCGCCCTCGAGCTCATCTGTAGGAAGTGGGAAAGACTGGGCTATCGGCCCGATGCAGTTGTGCTCGAAGGACCCCTTGCAGGTGGCCATTTAGGGTTTAAGTTCGAGGATATAGGTCTCGAATCAAACAGGCTTGAAAACCTTTTCCCTCCTGTAAAAGAGGTATCTTTGCAGCATGGCGGGTTTCCCGTTATCGTGGCAGGCGGTATTTATACCCACGATGATATTCTGAAGTTCCTTCAGATGGGGGCAGACGGGGTACAAATGGGAACGAGATTTCTCGTTACCGAAGAAAGCAGCGCAACACCCGCATACAAACAGGCTGTTATCGATGCTAAAAAAGAAGACATTCTGGTTGCGCACAGACCCGGCTCACCATGCGGATTGCCTTTTATGGTCCTGAAACAGTCCCCCATGTTTGCCTCAGCCCTTGAAAGAAAGAGAAAACCGCAGTGCGATAAAGGGTATGTACTCACCAAAAACGGGGACGGCCAATACATGCGCTGCATTGCAAAAAACGACAATGAAGCTTCATTCTGCATCTGTAACGGTCTCTTGAGCTCCGCGGGCTACAATCCTCAAGACGAAGAACCGCTTTATACAGTAGGCGTAAACGGCTATAGACTTGATAAGATTGTAAGCGCCAAAGAGTTAATGGATGAACTGACAGGTAAAACGCAATAACGTCAGGCGATAGTCTTTAATGCCAGCCTAAATTGTTTCCTCCACTTGCAATACAAATGTTTTCAGCCCAATCTTCGGATGCTCTTTTCTTATCATGTTCATTGTTTCCCGTATGAGTGGCATGGCATCATCTTCCACCACAATCGCAAAAACATTGTAAGACCTTTCAAGGGCAATCCGGTAAAGGTCGCTAAGGGTATATTCTGCGGCAAAAACATGCATGGCTACGCACATGCTGAGCAAATAAGCAAATAAGCAGATGCTGAAAATCATTTGCAAGACGCCACTTGGTCCCGTCTTAACGAGACTCCTCCTAAGAAACTCTCCGCCGGTTGTCATTTCGGGTTTATTTTCATCATTTAACTACCTGCCTTTTAAGGAGTCCTCCAAGCATAAGCCTGCAGCATTCTTTGGGCGAAAAAAGATTGTCGGGATCAACAACGATGGATAAAATAAATCCCCTCAGGGTTCCCATTATGATCTTTGTCACTTCTTTTGCATTGCATTCCGTGAAGACCCCTGATTGTATCCCTCGCGCAACGATGCCCTCTATGATGCCCCTCTGTTCTTTAAAAAATTCCCTTTTTATATCAATCGCAAAGGTAAATCCGTGCTCCCTGCCCTGGGTAAGTATGAGTTCCTTGTGGGTTTTTGCATACTCGAGATACATCATGATAAACGATGAGATTGCCTTGACAGGATCTTCAATTTCGCTGATTGATGTTTTTATCTGAGCAGAAAAATCATCAAACCTTTCTTTTATAAGGGTCAGATAAAGTTCTTCTTTGTTTGTGAAATAAAGGTAAACACCACCGATACTGATCCGGGCAGTAGAAGCAATCATCCTCATGCTGGCCCCTTTATAACCGTATTCAGAAAATACTTTAAGGGCAGCGGTTAAGATTCTCTTTTTTGAATTAATTCCTGAACGTTTGTTCATATGAATGGTTGTTCAGTCTATAAGAACCGGGGGAACATGTCAATAATTTATTTTCTTGTACTCCTGATGCTGGATACTGGATGCCGGTTCAAAAGGGGTCAAGTGAAATTCACTCGAACCCTTGGACCCTCGAATCCCTGAACCCATTATCGGCTTACAACTAACGGCTGATTTCGCTATAAACCAAAGAGCATGGCGATCCGGTATGCTATCATCCCTCCGCAATAAGAGATAAGCAGCATTGCAATGAAAGATGCAGAAAACCACTTCCAGCTTCCCATCTCCTGTTTCATGACAACAATTGTCGGCAAACAGGGTATGAAGAGCATTAAAGAAA from Pseudomonadota bacterium encodes the following:
- a CDS encoding PBP1A family penicillin-binding protein produces the protein MYSRVIKFAILLIFLPAVFGGSFGYGLVNYLEIPDVKQLESYKPKSSTRLYADDNNLFAELFVEKRVPIPITEMPNHLKYAFIAIEDVRFYKHFGIDIRSIGRAAFKNIARRGITEGASTITQQLARNLFLTSKKSFKRKIEEAALAIQIERAYSKDEILNMYLNLIYLGEGAHGVEAASYTYFHKKANQLAVEESATLAALTKSPSRLSPFKNPSRAIERRNIVLRKMYDAGFINKSAYMQAMKTPMTLAPFRGYEKKTGYFIEYVKQNLDEFVENSQDIYTKGLNIKTTVNLKMTEYGYEAIEKGLQSYKTRHPNITALPEVALIAIEVKTGNIKVMIGGRDFTSSPYNRAVQAKRQPGSAFKPIIYLTALEKGLRPDTILRDAPVSFTNPYTKVVWQPKNYKNEYHGDVTMRRALELSLNTASVRLLERVGVENVIDMAKRLNINSNFAPNLSLALGTTEIIPLDLAFAYATFARGGIYISPSAIRNIATTEGEEIYTEESLEESVVSPEAAYALVDIMKGVVKRGTARGAASMPYYLAGKTGTTDDFKDAWFVGFSPNLLCLVWVGYDKGTHLGNKESGGAAALPIWIDFMAKALPMYPNDDFAQPEKPASEQQPVDKEQL
- a CDS encoding metallophosphoesterase, with product MEKTGHDNFARFMAYIGYTWMVVLFLFFSVSICIDFLRLCVYLVGLISKTDVSRFIHADRYFFVIPFVCASLITPYGFYEATQIRIEKITIKTPKIHEKVGTLRIVQVSDVHTGLIIGKKRMEQIADKIRDIKPDILVSTGDLIDGRFNKLKTSIEPLKRINPTYGKFAITGNHEYYAGIDASIDFIEQAGFEVLRGRGVNVGDIINIAGVDDAAGVNYKNNLIYERALLLSLPQEKFTILLKHRPVVDQGAVDFFDLQLSGHTHKGQVFPFRYVVKIFFPLYTGFHKISDKSYLYTSSGVGTWGPPMRFLAPPEITVIELVHDVVQSLAF
- a CDS encoding peptidylprolyl isomerase translates to MVQANMHDKVKVHYSGTLSDGTVFDSSLEREPFEFTIGQGMVIPGFEKGIIGMSEGDSGMVSMTSDDAYGPYRDDLVGVIDKSRKPENIDLEIGMVLQMRSPEGSITNVTVTDIGDEGITLDLNHPLAGKDLVFEIKLMEVLQA
- a CDS encoding RNA-binding protein; this encodes MEGSKLYVGNLSYSVSSEQLKELFGQFGEVRDIRIIEGKGFGFVEMATQMEAEKVKKDLNGTQFMGRTITVDEARPTRDRQKGRGGPRRY
- a CDS encoding nitronate monooxygenase gives rise to the protein MTIEHKLPSLKIKGITIKFPIIQGGMGVGVSLSPLASAVAKEGGVGIVSSAALDRLVTKRTGKPHNTYEATREEISLAKAKGGIAGINIMVALGRDYDDSVKGAIDAGADVIISGGGLPLGLPGVKKPGDTALIPIISSARALELICRKWERLGYRPDAVVLEGPLAGGHLGFKFEDIGLESNRLENLFPPVKEVSLQHGGFPVIVAGGIYTHDDILKFLQMGADGVQMGTRFLVTEESSATPAYKQAVIDAKKEDILVAHRPGSPCGLPFMVLKQSPMFASALERKRKPQCDKGYVLTKNGDGQYMRCIAKNDNEASFCICNGLLSSAGYNPQDEEPLYTVGVNGYRLDKIVSAKELMDELTGKTQ
- a CDS encoding TetR/AcrR family transcriptional regulator, with the protein product MNKRSGINSKKRILTAALKVFSEYGYKGASMRMIASTARISIGGVYLYFTNKEELYLTLIKERFDDFSAQIKTSISEIEDPVKAISSFIMMYLEYAKTHKELILTQGREHGFTFAIDIKREFFKEQRGIIEGIVARGIQSGVFTECNAKEVTKIIMGTLRGFILSIVVDPDNLFSPKECCRLMLGGLLKRQVVK